ACGCCGGGTCGACGTGCAGCCGCTGGAAGAGGTCGAGGTGCATGCCGAGCGCGTCGGCCAGGATCGACTTGATCAGGTCGCCGTGGCTGACGGCCACCCACACCGCTCCGGCGCCGTGCTCGGCCTCGATGAGCGCGTCGCGCCGGCGTACGGCGGACACCGCGCGGGCCTGCATCGCCACCATCGACTCGCCCCCGGGGAAGGTCACCGCCGACGGCTGCGCCTGGACCGTCGACCAGAGCTTCTCCTTGGCCAGCTCCTTGAGCGGGCGCCCCTGCCAGTCGCCGTAGTCGCACTCGGTGATGCCGCGCTCCGTGACCGGCCGCAGCGCGCCTGCCTGGGCCGACACGATCGCCTTCGTGGTCTGGCGGCAGCGCTCGAGCGGGCTGGTCACCGCCGCGACCAGCGGCACGACCGCCAGCCGCTCGCCGGTGCGCGCGACCTGGGTGGCGCCGGTCTCGTCGAGCCGCACGCCCGGCGTACGGCCCGCGAGGACCCCCGACGCGTTCGCCGTCGTACGTCCGTGCCGGACCAGGATCACCGTTGCCATGTCGGCGACTGTAGTGCGACCCCCCTGCGGCTACCGTGGCCCCGTGATCGTGGACTGCGCCCTCTACCGAGACGGCAGGCGCACGGACAGCGGCACGCACTGGCGCCAGCTGCGCGCCGAGGCCGACCAGCAGGGCGACTTCGTGTGGATCGGCATGCACGACCCGGACGAGGACGAGATCCACGAGGTCGCGGAGGTCTTCGGCCTGCACCCGCTCGCCGTCGAGGACGCCATCCAGCCGCACCAGCGCCCCAAGCTGGAGCGCTTCGACGACATGATCTTCCTGGTCATCAAGACGCTCTGGTACATCGACGCGGAC
The genomic region above belongs to Nocardioides conyzicola and contains:
- a CDS encoding histidine phosphatase family protein gives rise to the protein MATVILVRHGRTTANASGVLAGRTPGVRLDETGATQVARTGERLAVVPLVAAVTSPLERCRQTTKAIVSAQAGALRPVTERGITECDYGDWQGRPLKELAKEKLWSTVQAQPSAVTFPGGESMVAMQARAVSAVRRRDALIEAEHGAGAVWVAVSHGDLIKSILADALGMHLDLFQRLHVDPASVSIIRYTSTRPYVLATNTHSGDLSWLAPPPAAKGTRRRRTNDAAVGGGAGPSATA